CAGTGAACCGGCGTTGTGTAATTAAAATAATATAATAAGCGGGCGGATATTAACGTAACCGAACGGCGAACTCGCGTTATGTGATTAAAATAATGTAATAAGCGGGCGGATATTAACGTAACCGAACGGTGAACCCACGTTGTATGATTAAAATAATGTAATAAGCGGGCGGATATTAACTGAAGCTGTTTTCGGCGTAGGGTAATAGCTACTGGAGCCTATTGTAGGGCCAGGTGGGGAAGAGAGCCAACACATCACGCAACCAAACGTAAGGGGCGTGGCCGTTGAGCTTGGCGGTTTCCAACAGACTCAGAATAGCCGCCACAACTCGAAGAACTTGCGCCGAGCGTGCGCCAAACCCCCGGCGTCAACCGCCTGGCCGCTGTCGAACAACGTCTGGTAACCGGCATAACCGTCCACCACCAGGGTAGCGCACTAGCCCTCAAGCACATCGCGGGCATACTGACCACTGCGCCCCGGTTGGCAGTCATAAAACACTATCTCCCGCTCGGCACTCCGTGCGGTGATATAGGCCCATCGATAACCGTGGTGGCCCTGATGAAGACGGCGAAGACACCGCCAGCCTCCGTGCTTGTCCCAGCGCAGGACTTTGCTGCGTGAGCGTGCCTTGTTGCAAAAGACACAAGCGGCTTCCCCTTGCCAGGGTTGGTGCAGAGGGTCGGTAACGTATTGCGTCAGGGTATCGATACCCCGGCGCATATCGACCGGTTCCCGCGCCAGACAGATGTGCGGCGGCGTTAACATAGGGACAAGGCCTGCATCACGGCCGGCAACTGAGCGGGAAGACAGTTGACCGAACATTCGTTGGGGAGGTTGAGGGTCACCGTGTCGACGTCGTTATTCCCAGGCATAACCCGGCGTGCAGGAATAAAGGCTGCGGGAATAGCCACAGTAGCGTCATCGTGATGATGGTTGAGCCAGTAATAAAAGGTGGCCGGGTTGAAATCATGCTGCCGACATAGAGTGCTATTTAGTTAATCCGCTGTGTTGCCAGGCGTCGAGAGGCTGTTGCCGTTCACGGTGAGAATACCGTTTTACCATGCTTCACCTCAGGGACGTTGCATTGAGTGAGGGCAGCATGTGGCAGTAGAGTTTTGTTAACAATATGAGTTCGCCGGACGGTTACATGCTGCCAACAGAGAGGGCGGAGGGGAAAAGATTCATTGAAATCCCAATGAAATCATAGAATAACAATAAACTAGAGAGCGTTCATAATTCTGTGTCACGTTAAAAAATCATCACAACGTAATCACTTTATCGAGGCGACCCTCAAAATAAATCGCCAACTGAGACAATGTCAAATTCCAGCTCTGGATCGGCATTGTCCATTTTTCTTGTGCATTCATTAATCCTAGATAAAGTAGCTTCAACAGACTGTTTTCATTCAGGCATGCGCCTTTAGTTTTTGTCAGTTTCCTGAACTGACTGTGCACGGATTCAATCGCATTCGTCGTATAAATCACGTTTGGTATCGTCAGTGCTGGTTGCAACAGCGACCTTATTAGCGTATTCCCAAACGCAAACCGCATCTTTTAATTCATTAAAGCCAACAAAGTAAATATTGTAGTCACGCCCATCTTCCAAGCTTTCACTGACTTCCACAAAAAAACGCCAAACTGATGGTTTTCTAGCCCGCTCACTATACGACGCACCATCAAAATCCATTTCCATCTGGCTTTCGAGAATAAATTTTTCTCGCTGAACTGCTTCTGTACCAGATACCAATAATGTTGCTGGCTTTCGGGGGGCTTTATGCTCATCACGGGCAAACCGGAAGGGAAGCCCCTCAATCGACATAACTAACCGATTACTACCCTCACAGATAGTCAGCCAGCCATGTTCCAATGCAAGCAGCTTCAACTTATTTTTCTGTCTATCGAAACGCGTACAGCCTCGTGAATACCCAGAATCGTAGGTGGATTGCAGGTCATCTTAAGTTGTGTAACATTCTTCCAGCAACGCTTTTGCTAAGATATTTCAACGCTCTTCAGTAAGGACGTGTTCGAAGTGCTGAGGATGAGGGGTAGGCATTATTACTTGGCCTATTTTCCGTATTCGTAAAACGAAATTTATGGTGAAATCACGAATTAGTCAAACCGGAAACGGAAAAATCCTAGAATTTGTCAAGCCCTTTCAGGCTCTGCATTCAGGGCCTGATATTTATAAGTGGCGTGTAGTCATGTGTGGCTAATCTTGAACCGAATTGAAAAAGAACAAAGCCGTGTTTGGCTTCCCATGGTCACGAGCCGATTTCAATCCTTGCAACAGTCCGGTTTTGCACTCGGCTTGGTTCGGCATCGGGTTTTCGCTTGGTGAGCTGAGTGGTTTCCCCGTTCTTTCATCTGCCAGAATGCACCATCAGTTCGGTTGCTATCACGAAAGCATTGACGCCAATGTCTTCAATCGTTTTGTCGTCTAGCTCAAGGTTATGAGTTGCACAGTAATCTCGAGCCTGCTGAGGTTGGCGGCGATAACTATCCCCTTGAGCTTGACGAACATAGGAATACGCTTTAGGACTTCTCATAATAGTCCCTTTGCTAGTGAGGTGTGCCAGTAAACCAAGGATAAAAATTCAGATGAGATCACCTTGTCAAAAACGCGGCACTTTTAACAACATCCACAACCATTGATTTTTATCACATTAGCCATGATATAATTAACATAATGATTATTATAAAATTTCATTGAAGTTTTCACGCTTTATGATCGCCTGTATGCTACAAACCTAATCAGACAGAACACGGTGAACCATCATGACAAATCATGCAGAGCTTAAGCTCACCATGTACGGCCTTTCTCCTAAAAGCTGCGACACCATTAAAAAAGCCTGCCGCTGGCTGGAGGAACAAGGCATAGCCTATCAATTTCACGATTACCGCGCTGACGGGCTGGAGGAACAGCAGCTACGCGATTTTGTCGAGCGGCTAGGTTGGCAGCCACTGCTGAATACTCGCGGCACCACCTGGCGCAAGCTGGATGAAACGCAGCGTAACACCTGTGATAACGCCGATGCCGCCATCGCGGTGATGCTGGCGCAACCGGCGATCATCAAACGGCCACTGCTGGACGACGGCCAGGGGCACACCCTGCTCGGTTTCAGTCCCAATAGCTATCAGCAATTTATCTCCGAGGTCACCGCATGATTTGCCCGGTTATCGAACTGGCTCAACAATTGATCAAACGCCCTTCCCTCAGCCCACATGACGGAGGCTGCCAGCAATTGCTGATTGCGCGTCTGAAGGCGATCGGCTTTACCGTCGAAACGCTGGATTTCGACGATACTCAGAACTTCTGGGCCTGGCGCGGTGAAGGCCGAACGCTAGCATTTGCTGGCCACACCGATGTGGTGCCGGTCGGCGACGAGAAATGCTGGCACAACCCGCCGTTTGAACCAACCATCCGCGATGGCATGCTGTATGGACGTGGCGCTGCGGATATGAAAGGATCGTTAGCGGCGATGGTGGTAGCGGCGGAGCGCTTTGTTGCTGCCAATGCGACTCATCAAGGCCGGCTGGCGTTTCTGATCACTTCCGACGAAGAAGCCAGCGCCGCCCACGGCACGGTCAAAGTGGTGGAGGCACTAATGGCACGCAATGAGCGACTGGATTATTGCTTGGTCGGCGAACCCTCCAGCACTGACCGCGTTGGCGATGTGGTAAAAAACGGTCGCCGTGGTTCGATCACTGCCAGCCTGCGTATTCACGGCGTTCAGGGTCACGTTGCCTATCCACATCTGGCAGATAACCCAGTACACCGCGCCATACCAGCACTGAATGAGTTGGTGGCGATCCAATGGGATCAGGGCAACGAATTCTTCCCGCCGACCAGCATGCAGATCGCCAATATTAGGGCTGGCACCGGCAGCAATAATGTGATCCCTGGTGAGCTATGGGTGCAATTTAACTTCCGCTTCAGCCCTGAACTGACCGATGCGCTGATCAAGCAACGCGTTGAAGCGTTGCTAGAGCGCCACCAACTGAACTACAGCATCGAATGGCATCTGTCCGGGCAACCCTTCCTTACTGCACGCGGGGCACTGGTGGACGCCGTGGTCAATGCAGTTGAGCACTATTCTGAATTAACACCACAGTTGCTGACCACAGGCGGTACCTCCGATGGCCGCTTTATCGCTCAAATGGGGGCGCAGGTGGTGGAGTTGGGGCCGGTCAATGCCACCATCCACAAGGTTAACGAGTGCGTGAATGCCGCCGATCTGCAACTACTGAGCCGTATGTACCAACGCATCATGGAGCAACTGGTCGCATGATCACCACGGAAATGCTTACCGGGCGCTCTACCGAACACTTGGCACCACTCAGTGGCAACCACCGTCTACAGCCTGCTGCGGTGGTCGCATTCCTCGCCATGCAGCAGGCAGCGCAGGTGGCGGGATTCGATCTACAACCCGCCAGCACGTTCCGTGATTTCGCGCGGCAATTGGCGATCTGGAATGGAAAATTTTGTGGCGAGCGCCCAGTATTTGATAAGGTCGGCCAACCGATCGACGTCACACTGCTGTCCACCGCCGAGCGCTGTGAAGCCATCCTACGCTGGTCGGCATTGCCAGGTGCCAGCCGCCATCACTGGGGCAGTGATCTGGACGTGTACGATCCGTCACTGCTACCAGAAGGCCAAAAGCTGCAACTGGAACCTTGGGAATATGAGCAAGGGGGGAACTTCCACCCGCTCGATCAGTGGCTGACGGCACATATGGCGGAATTTGGTTTTTATCGCCCATTCAGCACAGCGGGTAACGGCGTGGCGGTCGAACCTTGGCATCTGAGCTACCGACCGCTGGCACGGAAGGCCGAACATCTACTGACGCCGGCGCGGCTGCTGCTGGCCTGGCAGAACCAAAAAGTGGCCGGTGCCGAATGGCTTGAACGCCATTTGCCATCAATATTTTCGCGTTTTATACGCCGTGAAGAAAAAGACTGAATATGCAATGGTTAGCAAATCACTGGTGGATTATGCTACTGATCCCGGTGGGGATGATCGTCAGCGCCGTCAAAGATCTACGGCGCGTGAACCTCAAAAGCTATCTGACCGACAAGCCAGAACTGCCGCCGCACCGCGATAACAACGCTCAATGGGACGACGAAGACGACTGGCCGAAAAAGAAATAACATCAACGCGCCGCATTCCAACCTCCTGTCTATCGCCGCTAAATCAACAACAACGGATGGTCCAAGCGCGCCACTGGTGGCAATGTTGAGCATCAAGCTGTGTCAATGCTTCCGCTACCTCATGCCGCCAGTGACGCAGTAGGGTTTTCTGACCACTGAGGCCCAACTGTATGATGCACTGCGCTGGCGTTTGCTGCCGTTGTAAATGCAGGCGCAATGCCGGTAGTGGCAGGCGACTGATACGTAGCAGTCGCTGTAGCGCTCCCAGGCTTGCCTCCAGCGGCCGATGGGCGAAGGCGAAACCAGCCAACTCGCGCCAATCCTCCTGCGCTAATTGTGAGTCGTCGCCATCAAAGGGGAGCACCAATTGCACATTGATGCGCTGCTGCAACCACTGCCAATCGCGCGCCAGGCGCTGATGTGCCGCCTGCCGCAGTGCCTCTCCCTGTTTGCTCAACGGCAGGATGGCCATGGCGGTATAGCATCCGCTGCGGCTCTCCAGCTTGCTGCCAATGCGCACCAACTCAAAGCCACAGGACTGCCAGAAGCGCCACAGTGGCTCAGTATAACCGAAGCTGACCGAGAGAAAATCCAGTCCCTGCACCTGTTGACGCTGTTGTGCTATCAAGCGGCGGGCGATACCCTGCCGCCGCAGTGCGGGCAGTACGGCAATGCGCGTAATGCGCCGTGAATGCAACATTGGTGCCCACCACTGGCCGCCGTGCGCCGCCAAAGACTGTGCTACCAAATTGCCACGCGGTCGCCGCCGCCCAGCCCAGACCCCATGCACCAATTCGGCGTTAAGGCCGCCTTCATCCACCAGCCATAGCGCACCGACTACCTCCTGCGCCATCTGTGCCAAAACAAAATGCATGCCGGGCGCATCCATCAGCCGACGTAAATCCAACGGCGAAGTACGGTAATGCGCACTACTCAATAAGGCATAAAAACACCGTAGCCGCTGCGGATCTGCACACAGCTCCCGCTGTTCGACCTGGCTGACGCTGATCTCCTGCTTAGTCGCCTGCCATTCTGGCAGTTCGTTGAACAGCAGCGCATTATTTATCACCCGTTCCAGCGAATCGTCCTGCGCCCAGCGCATCGGTTGTTGCAGGCTAAGCGAGCGAAACGCTGGCAACCCGGCGCAAAACTTGAGCAAAAAGCCGCGCCCGCTGCCTTCATACCCCTGCACCGTGGTGGTCAATAGCACCCGAGGAAAATAACTGACCAATTGTTGCAATAGCGGGCCAGGAATGGCGGCCGCCTCATCCACCAACAACCAACCCACTTGACCGACGTCCTGCCTACGGCAGTGCGCCAGCAGTGCATCGGGCGCCCAGAACTGCGCACGGCCTTGCGCCCATTCGCCCGCGACTTCGGTAGCTGCCCGGCTCGGCCCGGTGATCCAGCAACTCAGCGGTGAGTTCGCCACCAGCATACCCGCCAACGTTGATTTGCCGCGACCACGCGCCGCAGTCAACACCCAGATGCCGGATGTAGCCTTCAGCAACTGCCTCAACAGCGCCTGCTGTTCCGTGGAAGGGCGACCATCAGGTTGCCGCCAGCTAGCACGTTCAGCCAGCGGTGCCAGTACCAAAGCCTCACCCTGCTGCCACAGCGTCACCTCGTCGTCAGCGGCCAGTTGACGTTGCAGATGCTGGATAAAATGCGGGGTGGTAATTGGCTGCGATCCATCGCTCCAGCGCAGGCTGTCGTCATCCGTCAGTCGGTGCCACTGCCGCCACGGCGGCGTCAACAGCAGCAGCCAACTGCCAGCACGCAATGCGCCGGACAACACCGCCAGCGCTTCAACATCCAGCGTCTGCGTGGCGTCAAATACCGCATGCAGCCGCTCCTGCCCCAACAACTGACGCACCGCACCGCTCGCCAATGCCGACAAACCGGGTGGCGGGCGTGCGCCGATCCACGGCCAGTCGCCCGGTAGCGTAGCAGCCAGCCATTGCGCCTGCTGTCGGCACCATTCAGATTCACCGCTGATCACCAGCAGACGCCTGATGCCCTGCTGCTGCATACGCTGTTGCATTGCTTGTAACATCAGAGTCCAAACTGAAAACATGCCAGCCTCAGGTTGCGGCATAGGTTGTGCTAACGGGAGGCAAATGTGTTGCAGGTTTTGGGATCACCGCTGTCGAAGCCCTGTTTCAACCAAAAATAACGTTGCTGTGAGGTGCCATGAGTAAAGCTGTCTGGCACTACCCGCCCTTGGCTCTGCTGCTGCAAGCGGTCATCACCGATCGCTTGTGCGGCGTTCAGCGCCGCCTGCAAATCCCCGGCTTCCAGCATCTGCTGTTTCTCGGCGAATTTGCCCCACACGCCAGCGAAACAGTCCGCTTGTAGCTCCATCTTCACCGACAAGCGGTTAACTTCTGCCTGGCTGGCACCCTGCTGCATCTGGCGTACCATAGGTTCAATACCCAGCAAGTTCTGCACATGATGGCCGACTTCATGCGCCACTACGTAAGCCTGCGCAAAATCACCGCCAGCGCCCAGTTTGATTTTCATGTCTTGATAGAACGACAAGTCGATATACACTGTTTTGTCTGCTGGACAATAGAATGGCCCCATCGCCGCCTGGCCAGTACCACAACGGGTGCGCGTGACGCCGCGATACATCACCAGCTTGGGTGGCTGATAAATTTTGTCCATGCGTTGGAACACCTCATTCCAGTTATCTTCGGTCGATGCCAGCACCACCGAGGTGAATTTCGCTAGTTCATTGTCTTTCGGGCTGATATTGGTGCTTTGCGGCTGGCTGGACGCAACCCCATCTCCGCCGTTGAGCAGCGGCGATAGGTCGATGCCGTAGTAACCAGCCACCAACACCACCACCAGAATGGCAATACCGCCCTTACCACCTACCGGCACGCGGAACCCCCCTCCCGCGCCCAGATCTGAAGACTGCCCGCGACGATCCTCAACATTGTCACTTTCTCGACGCCCTTGCCAACGCATAATTCAACTCCAGATTAGGTTTTTTATAATGGTAGGAAACTCACTGAGTGATTACCATTATAAAGAGTCAGCGGTAATGTAAATGTAGAATTTTTCTGGCAGTGTGGAGAATGAATCCGGCAGTGGGGGCAGTCCAAGATTATCCTATTAGTCAGCCCCCCTTAGAGCCTACCCCAGTAGGCGTACATTGTTGTAACACAGGCAGCGCGCAACAACTGGCACGTACATGGAATACGTGAGTATGGTGAACACTGCCCAAATGCAAAATGGCAAATAAAATAGCCTAATGGAATAGGTTCTTAGCCTGTGCTGGTTACCAATGTTGTGTAGCTTCTTGATATCCAGTGATACCGCCGGGAAACATTAATGTTCGGGCGATCCGGCCAGATCGCCCGTAGGGCAGGCAGAGGCTTAGCCCAGCTTCACGCCGATGCGCCGAGCCACTTCTTCGTAGGCTTCGATCAGGCCGCCTAAACTCTGACGGAAACGGTCTTTGTCCATCTTATCGAGGGTGGTTTTGTCCCATAGGCGGCAACCATCTGGCGAGAACTCATCACCCAGTACCACTTCGCCATTGAACAGACCGAACTCCAGCTTAAAGTCAACCAGGATCAGGCCCGCATCGTCGAACAGCTTGCTCAGCACATCATTGGCTTGGTAGCTCAGTTCGCGCATGCGCGCCAGATGCGCTTTGCTTACCCAGCCAAAGGTCTCGCAGTACGATTCGTTGACCATAGGATCATGCATAGCGTCATTTTTCAGAAACAGGTCAAACAGCGGCGGAGTCAATACCTGGCCTTCTTCGATGCCAAGCCGCTTTACCAGTGAACCGGCTGCACGGTTGCGGATCACGCATTCGACAGGCACCATCTCCAGCTTCTTTACCAACACTTCATTGTCGGAGAGTAGATGCTCCATTTGGGTCGGGATGCCAGCTTCTTGCAATTTGTTCATGATGAAATGGTTGAACTTGTTGTTCACCATGCCTTTGCGAGCGAACTGTTCGATGCGCTGACCATCCAGTGCTGACGTATCATTGCGGAACGCCAACACCAGTAGATCGGGATTTTCGGTGGTGTAGACGGTTTTTGCCTTTCCACGATACAGCTCAGCTAGCTTTTGCATCTCACTTACTCCAATGATGTTGCCCCGTCATCTTTCAGGCGGAGGCCAGAAATGCACGGGTAGAAAATTGACCTAAAGAATTCTTTAGCATGATACCGGGCTATTGTGCCAAACCTGCCACGCAAACGATACCGTGCTAACCAAACAAAAAGGAGCCAAGGCTCCTTTTTGTTTATTTACTGCTGGTATGACTGAATGCAGACTGGAATGCTGCTACCAACCCGTCGTTTTGCGACTGGGTCAACGGCCTGCCCTTAGCATCGATAAATTGCAGGCTAGTGCGGTTGTTCAGGTCACCGACTTGCAGCTTGTAATTCCCTTTAGCCAGTTCAGGCTCCTTGACACCCAAGGCATCCCAATCGCTGCGGCTCAACGTTTTGTAGGAGACGGCCACGCTGCCCTGCGGGCGGTTGCGGTCACCCACTTTCATCCCCAGTTTCTCCAGCGCTGCCGGCAGGCGATCCCACACCACAGTGTAAGGGCCGCGCACCACTAACATTGGCAGAGCGGTGTCATCAGCACCGCTCTGCACGTCCAGCTCGCCGAAACGGCTCGCCGACTGCCTGCTCGCCAGGTTGTCCTGCTTATCCAAAGCTTCGATGATGGTGTTCATCATCACACCATTGTAGCGTTGGATTGCAGATAGATCGCTCTCTGGAGCGGTTTTACCTTGCTGCTGTAGGCCGACGCTTTTCACCACCAGCGCCTGCTGGTAACCCTGCTGCTGCACGCTGATCTGGTAGCGGCCTTGGTACTGGCTGTCTTCATCCAAGCGGTTCCACTTCACCCAGTCAGTGGTCAAGGTTTGAGCGGCATCCTGGCGTGAGGCGATAGTGATCTGTTTTGCTTGCAGCATGCTGACCACGCGCGACCACAGGTGTTGGTTCTGCGGGCTGTTTTCCAGCAGCAGCGTGCCGCTATCACCGTTGTATTGTGCGTGTGAACCACTCAGTAGTGCCAGAGGCTGCACCGGTGGACGAATATCTAGCTGCTTGCCAACACTGCCTTTCAACGTGATAGCTGGCACCTCATAGTTGCCGCTTTGCACCGGCAAGATCATGCCAACCGGCGCGTTCAGCGCTTTGAGCGGTACGGCGTCAAGATACGCCTCGTCGCCACTCACTTGGCGTTTGTAGCGCTGATCGCTGCTACAGCCCACCAGCATCATAACCAGCGAGAGGCCAACGACTTTTGCTACCGTCGATTTTTGCAATGAATAAGCCATTAAATTTCCTTTAGAGTTACAGCAAACCGGCGCTTTTCAGC
The sequence above is drawn from the Serratia symbiotica genome and encodes:
- a CDS encoding transposase domain-containing protein, with the protein product MAAILSLLETAKLNGHAPYVWLRDVLALFPTWPYNRLQ
- a CDS encoding IS66 family transposase — its product is MVDGYAGYQTLFDSGQAVDAGGLAHARRKFFELWRLF
- the tnpB gene encoding IS66 family insertion sequence element accessory protein TnpB (TnpB, as the term is used for proteins encoded by IS66 family insertion elements, is considered an accessory protein, since TnpC, encoded by a neighboring gene, is a DDE family transposase.); the protein is MLTPPHICLAREPVDMRRGIDTLTQYVTDPLHQPWQGEAACVFCNKARSRSKVLRWDKHGGWRCLRRLHQGHHGYRWAYITARSAEREIVFYDCQPGRSGQYARDVLEG
- a CDS encoding ArsC family reductase, which codes for MTNHAELKLTMYGLSPKSCDTIKKACRWLEEQGIAYQFHDYRADGLEEQQLRDFVERLGWQPLLNTRGTTWRKLDETQRNTCDNADAAIAVMLAQPAIIKRPLLDDGQGHTLLGFSPNSYQQFISEVTA
- the dapE gene encoding succinyl-diaminopimelate desuccinylase → MICPVIELAQQLIKRPSLSPHDGGCQQLLIARLKAIGFTVETLDFDDTQNFWAWRGEGRTLAFAGHTDVVPVGDEKCWHNPPFEPTIRDGMLYGRGAADMKGSLAAMVVAAERFVAANATHQGRLAFLITSDEEASAAHGTVKVVEALMARNERLDYCLVGEPSSTDRVGDVVKNGRRGSITASLRIHGVQGHVAYPHLADNPVHRAIPALNELVAIQWDQGNEFFPPTSMQIANIRAGTGSNNVIPGELWVQFNFRFSPELTDALIKQRVEALLERHQLNYSIEWHLSGQPFLTARGALVDAVVNAVEHYSELTPQLLTTGGTSDGRFIAQMGAQVVELGPVNATIHKVNECVNAADLQLLSRMYQRIMEQLVA
- a CDS encoding M15 family metallopeptidase, which gives rise to MITTEMLTGRSTEHLAPLSGNHRLQPAAVVAFLAMQQAAQVAGFDLQPASTFRDFARQLAIWNGKFCGERPVFDKVGQPIDVTLLSTAERCEAILRWSALPGASRHHWGSDLDVYDPSLLPEGQKLQLEPWEYEQGGNFHPLDQWLTAHMAEFGFYRPFSTAGNGVAVEPWHLSYRPLARKAEHLLTPARLLLAWQNQKVAGAEWLERHLPSIFSRFIRREEKD
- a CDS encoding YpfN family protein; this encodes MQWLANHWWIMLLIPVGMIVSAVKDLRRVNLKSYLTDKPELPPHRDNNAQWDDEDDWPKKK
- a CDS encoding tRNA(Met) cytidine acetyltransferase TmcA → MLQAMQQRMQQQGIRRLLVISGESEWCRQQAQWLAATLPGDWPWIGARPPPGLSALASGAVRQLLGQERLHAVFDATQTLDVEALAVLSGALRAGSWLLLLTPPWRQWHRLTDDDSLRWSDGSQPITTPHFIQHLQRQLAADDEVTLWQQGEALVLAPLAERASWRQPDGRPSTEQQALLRQLLKATSGIWVLTAARGRGKSTLAGMLVANSPLSCWITGPSRAATEVAGEWAQGRAQFWAPDALLAHCRRQDVGQVGWLLVDEAAAIPGPLLQQLVSYFPRVLLTTTVQGYEGSGRGFLLKFCAGLPAFRSLSLQQPMRWAQDDSLERVINNALLFNELPEWQATKQEISVSQVEQRELCADPQRLRCFYALLSSAHYRTSPLDLRRLMDAPGMHFVLAQMAQEVVGALWLVDEGGLNAELVHGVWAGRRRPRGNLVAQSLAAHGGQWWAPMLHSRRITRIAVLPALRRQGIARRLIAQQRQQVQGLDFLSVSFGYTEPLWRFWQSCGFELVRIGSKLESRSGCYTAMAILPLSKQGEALRQAAHQRLARDWQWLQQRINVQLVLPFDGDDSQLAQEDWRELAGFAFAHRPLEASLGALQRLLRISRLPLPALRLHLQRQQTPAQCIIQLGLSGQKTLLRHWRHEVAEALTQLDAQHCHQWRAWTIRCC
- a CDS encoding neutral zinc metallopeptidase, encoding MRWQGRRESDNVEDRRGQSSDLGAGGGFRVPVGGKGGIAILVVVLVAGYYGIDLSPLLNGGDGVASSQPQSTNISPKDNELAKFTSVVLASTEDNWNEVFQRMDKIYQPPKLVMYRGVTRTRCGTGQAAMGPFYCPADKTVYIDLSFYQDMKIKLGAGGDFAQAYVVAHEVGHHVQNLLGIEPMVRQMQQGASQAEVNRLSVKMELQADCFAGVWGKFAEKQQMLEAGDLQAALNAAQAIGDDRLQQQSQGRVVPDSFTHGTSQQRYFWLKQGFDSGDPKTCNTFASR
- the purC gene encoding phosphoribosylaminoimidazolesuccinocarboxamide synthase, whose translation is MQKLAELYRGKAKTVYTTENPDLLVLAFRNDTSALDGQRIEQFARKGMVNNKFNHFIMNKLQEAGIPTQMEHLLSDNEVLVKKLEMVPVECVIRNRAAGSLVKRLGIEEGQVLTPPLFDLFLKNDAMHDPMVNESYCETFGWVSKAHLARMRELSYQANDVLSKLFDDAGLILVDFKLEFGLFNGEVVLGDEFSPDGCRLWDKTTLDKMDKDRFRQSLGGLIEAYEEVARRIGVKLG
- the bamC gene encoding outer membrane protein assembly factor BamC, which translates into the protein MAYSLQKSTVAKVVGLSLVMMLVGCSSDQRYKRQVSGDEAYLDAVPLKALNAPVGMILPVQSGNYEVPAITLKGSVGKQLDIRPPVQPLALLSGSHAQYNGDSGTLLLENSPQNQHLWSRVVSMLQAKQITIASRQDAAQTLTTDWVKWNRLDEDSQYQGRYQISVQQQGYQQALVVKSVGLQQQGKTAPESDLSAIQRYNGVMMNTIIEALDKQDNLASRQSASRFGELDVQSGADDTALPMLVVRGPYTVVWDRLPAALEKLGMKVGDRNRPQGSVAVSYKTLSRSDWDALGVKEPELAKGNYKLQVGDLNNRTSLQFIDAKGRPLTQSQNDGLVAAFQSAFSHTSSK